One genomic segment of Gopherus flavomarginatus isolate rGopFla2 chromosome 11, rGopFla2.mat.asm, whole genome shotgun sequence includes these proteins:
- the LOC127031292 gene encoding olfactory receptor 10A7-like, which produces MAGRNHTVVTQFILLGLSDLPEIQALFFLVFLATYVITLTGNLLIFTLTLADAVLHTLMYFFLINLSFLEICYTSVTLPKMLANLLSEDKTISFTGCAVQMYFFLFLGDTECFLLRAMTYDRYVAICYPLRYMHIMNNIRCSEMAAVSWISGLLTSLGHTSIIFSLPFCGSNEIYHFFCDIPPVLKLACGVTYMNEITVFMVALLFITFPFVLILVSYLLILLTILKMP; this is translated from the exons ATGGCAGGAAGGAATCACACTGTTGTCACTCAGTTCATTCTCCTGGGACTTTCTGACCTTCCAGAGATACAGGCTTTATTCTTCCTGGTGTTTCTAGCTACCTACGTGATCACTCTGACTGGAAATCTTCTCATATTCACCCTGACATTGGCTGATGCTGTCCTCCACACCctcatgtatttcttcctcataAACCTGTCCTTTCTGGAGATCTGCTACACCTCGGTCACCCTGCCCAAGAtgctggccaacctcctctcGGAGGATAAAACTATCTCATTCactggctgtgctgtgcagatgTATTTCTTTCTATTTCTAGGGGACACAGAATGTTTTCTTTTGAGGGCGATGACTTATGACCGCTATGTCGCTATATGCTACCCCTTACGCTATATGcac attATGAACAATATCAGATGCTCAGAGATGGCTGCTGTGTCATGGATCAGTGGTCTCCTCACATCCTTGGGACACACCTCAATCATATTCAGCTTGCCTTTTTGTGGATCCAATGAAATttaccatttcttctgtgacatcccCCCAGTACTGAAGCTGGCCTGTGGGGTCACTTACATGAATGAAATCACTGTCTTTATGGTTGCCCTGCTATTCATAACATTTCCCTTTGTGTTGATTCTGGTCTCCTACCTTCTCATCCTCCTGACCATCCTGAAGATGCCCTAG